The following coding sequences are from one Canis lupus baileyi chromosome 23, mCanLup2.hap1, whole genome shotgun sequence window:
- the B3GNT6 gene encoding acetylgalactosaminyl-O-glycosyl-glycoprotein beta-1,3-N-acetylglucosaminyltransferase isoform X1 produces the protein MLPRNLELWFPFTLEQQSREGPGSGRALMGPLMSNTTPGSPLTRFPPQMAFPCRRSLNPKTLALLLVGVSLLALHTWFLQASRPQEETWDGSTEAQRSARSTGAPCVANDSVRATADFERLPARIQDFLRYRHCRHFPLLWDAPAKCAGPRGAFLLLAVKSSPANYERRELIRRTWGQERSYGGQQVRRLFLLGTAAPGDADAERAGRLAALVGLEAREHRDVLQWAFADTFLNLTLKHVHLLDWLAERCPHARFLLSCDDDVFVHTANVLRFLRAQRPDRHLFAGQLMDGSVPIRDSRSKYFVPPQLFPGRAYPVYCSGGGFLLSSHTVGLLRAAARRTPLFPIDDAYMGMCLERSGLAPSSHEGIRPYGVQLPGVRQSSFDPCLYRELLLVHRFAPYEMLLMWRALHDPGLRCARGHRTS, from the coding sequence ATGCTTCCACGTAATCTGGAATTGTGGTTTCCTTTTACCCTAGAACAGCAGAGTCGAGAAGGGCCTGGTTCTGGGAGAGCCCTGATGGGGCCGCTGATGTCCAACACGACTCCTGGTTCACCTCTGACTCGGTTTCCCCCACAGATGGCTTTCCCCTGCCGCAGGTCCCTGAACCCCAAGACTCTGGCCCTCCTTCTGGTGGGCGTGAGTCTCTTGGCCCTGCACACCTGGTTCCTCCAAGCCTCCAGGCCCCAGGAGGAGACGTGGGACGGCTCCACCGAGGCGCAGCGGTCGGCGCGGAGCACAGGGGCCCCGTGCGTGGCCAACGACTCGGTGCGCGCCACGGCGGACTTCGAGCGGCTGCCGGCGCGCATCCAGGACTTCCTGCGGTACCGCCACTGCCGCCACTTCCCCCTGCTCTGGGACGCGCCGGCCAAGTGCGCGGGCCCCCGCGGGGCCTTCCTGCTGCTGGCCGTCAAGTCGTCGCCCGCCAACTACGAGCGGCGCGAGCTCATCCGCCGCACCTGGGGCCAGGAGCGCAGCTACGGCGGGCAGCAGGTGCGCCGCCTCTTCCTGCTGGGCACGGCCGCGCCGGGGGACGCGGACGCCGAGCGCGCGGGGCGGCTGGCGGCGCTGGTGGGGCTGGAGGCGCGCGAGCACCGCGACGTGCTGCAGTGGGCCTTCGCCGACACCTTCCTCAACCTCACGCTCAAGCACGTGCACCTGCTCGACTGGCTGGCGGAGCGCTGCCCGCACGCGCGCTTCCTGCTCAGCTGCGACGACGACGTGTTCGTGCACACCGCCAACGTGCTGCGCTTCCTGCGGGCGCAGCGGCCCGACCGACACCTCTTCGCGGGGCAGCTCATGGACGGCTCGGTGCCCATCCGCGACAGCAGGAGCAAGTACTTCGTGCCCCCGCAGCTGTTCCCGGGGAGGGCCTACCCGGTGTACTGCAGCGGCGGCGGCTTCCTCCTGTCCAGCCACACGGTCGGGCTCCtgcgcgccgccgcccgccgcacCCCGCTCTTCCCCATCGACGACGCCTACATGGGCATGTGTCTGGAGCGCAGCGGCCTGGCGCCCAGCAGCCACGAGGGCATCCGGCCCTACGGCGTGCAGCTGCCCGGCGTCCGGCAGTCCTCCTTCGACCCCTGCCTGTACCGCGAGCTGCTGCTCGTGCACCGCTTCGCGCCCTACGAGATGCTGCTCATGTGGAGGGCCCTGCACGACCCGGGGCTGCGCTGTGCCCGGGGCCACAGGACCTCCTGA
- the B3GNT6 gene encoding acetylgalactosaminyl-O-glycosyl-glycoprotein beta-1,3-N-acetylglucosaminyltransferase isoform X2, with protein MAFPCRRSLNPKTLALLLVGVSLLALHTWFLQASRPQEETWDGSTEAQRSARSTGAPCVANDSVRATADFERLPARIQDFLRYRHCRHFPLLWDAPAKCAGPRGAFLLLAVKSSPANYERRELIRRTWGQERSYGGQQVRRLFLLGTAAPGDADAERAGRLAALVGLEAREHRDVLQWAFADTFLNLTLKHVHLLDWLAERCPHARFLLSCDDDVFVHTANVLRFLRAQRPDRHLFAGQLMDGSVPIRDSRSKYFVPPQLFPGRAYPVYCSGGGFLLSSHTVGLLRAAARRTPLFPIDDAYMGMCLERSGLAPSSHEGIRPYGVQLPGVRQSSFDPCLYRELLLVHRFAPYEMLLMWRALHDPGLRCARGHRTS; from the coding sequence ATGGCTTTCCCCTGCCGCAGGTCCCTGAACCCCAAGACTCTGGCCCTCCTTCTGGTGGGCGTGAGTCTCTTGGCCCTGCACACCTGGTTCCTCCAAGCCTCCAGGCCCCAGGAGGAGACGTGGGACGGCTCCACCGAGGCGCAGCGGTCGGCGCGGAGCACAGGGGCCCCGTGCGTGGCCAACGACTCGGTGCGCGCCACGGCGGACTTCGAGCGGCTGCCGGCGCGCATCCAGGACTTCCTGCGGTACCGCCACTGCCGCCACTTCCCCCTGCTCTGGGACGCGCCGGCCAAGTGCGCGGGCCCCCGCGGGGCCTTCCTGCTGCTGGCCGTCAAGTCGTCGCCCGCCAACTACGAGCGGCGCGAGCTCATCCGCCGCACCTGGGGCCAGGAGCGCAGCTACGGCGGGCAGCAGGTGCGCCGCCTCTTCCTGCTGGGCACGGCCGCGCCGGGGGACGCGGACGCCGAGCGCGCGGGGCGGCTGGCGGCGCTGGTGGGGCTGGAGGCGCGCGAGCACCGCGACGTGCTGCAGTGGGCCTTCGCCGACACCTTCCTCAACCTCACGCTCAAGCACGTGCACCTGCTCGACTGGCTGGCGGAGCGCTGCCCGCACGCGCGCTTCCTGCTCAGCTGCGACGACGACGTGTTCGTGCACACCGCCAACGTGCTGCGCTTCCTGCGGGCGCAGCGGCCCGACCGACACCTCTTCGCGGGGCAGCTCATGGACGGCTCGGTGCCCATCCGCGACAGCAGGAGCAAGTACTTCGTGCCCCCGCAGCTGTTCCCGGGGAGGGCCTACCCGGTGTACTGCAGCGGCGGCGGCTTCCTCCTGTCCAGCCACACGGTCGGGCTCCtgcgcgccgccgcccgccgcacCCCGCTCTTCCCCATCGACGACGCCTACATGGGCATGTGTCTGGAGCGCAGCGGCCTGGCGCCCAGCAGCCACGAGGGCATCCGGCCCTACGGCGTGCAGCTGCCCGGCGTCCGGCAGTCCTCCTTCGACCCCTGCCTGTACCGCGAGCTGCTGCTCGTGCACCGCTTCGCGCCCTACGAGATGCTGCTCATGTGGAGGGCCCTGCACGACCCGGGGCTGCGCTGTGCCCGGGGCCACAGGACCTCCTGA